Below is a window of Arabidopsis thaliana chromosome 2, partial sequence DNA.
TCAATTGTTAGACATAAACACTGAATACAAATCTTTGAACAACCTGACTTAGATCATCCTCATTGCACAATAAaacacagttttttttttttttttttttaaatgaaaaataaaataaaatgttatttagtGCTTTTAGGAGGAAGACTCACTGTCTTTCATGTCTCTGCAAAGacattttcttacttttaaaGACATCACACTTGACTAATAAATGactcaaattaaaataatgttaatttttataataaactaTAATAAAGACATCTCTAAAAAAGTCACCAATGAGAATGCTCTTAGGAACCAAATTTTGCATGAGGAAAACTGTTAGCTAAGTTAGGGTCTGGTTTAGAACTCAAGTccaactttcaaaatttaaaagaactAACTTAGTCAGGTTACGGGTTCTTGGGAATACGTTTGTAGTCGAAAGAACTGTTTTCTCGATCGaaatttttggtaaaacatGAATGAAAGAAAGGTGATCTCCGACGAAAAATTAATAACCTAATTTATCATGAGGTTTTGTAgactaattttctttttactaaaGTAGTGTATTTAAGACTCGGTAATCAATTAACTATGTTCAGAATTTTTGGTTGTTTGGATTGACTTTTGGGTAAAAGAATTTAGAATTGCAAAGAATTGCAAACAATCGGTTTGTTCGGATTAGGTAAAAGCATTCCGAATTGAAAACCTAAGTTTGTCTTGGACCCCTAAAATTTAAGcttaatttatcaatttcGGTACATTTGCAAAGTTCAGTCCAATTCAAATATTCGGTTTAGACCAAAAGTTcgaataatgaaaaaaaaacatctgaaagttgtggaatttttttttaaagcaaatTGGTAAACCATAAGAACTTCTTTAAAAGTCCACCACATCATTTATCCTTCAAAATCTCCCCAAATACGAAATCAAGCAAGTCTTCCAAAATTTAGAATCTCCAATACACCATGTTGGGAAACAAACCAACTTTTTACATCCGAAGATTATAGATATATTGTCTAATATATCAATCAAGTCCAACTCCAATtagaagaaagtttttttggaaaaaagcCCTAAACAAATTTGTGCAAGTTTTACCACTTGGACCCAAAGCGGACAATATCATCCTAATCGAAAAAGTTGGAATGGGCTTGGAGAGCCCAACAACCctattttttagaaaacaataaatttatttgCAAAACGACATGAAAATCATCGTACAAAACATTCAAGATATATGAtgaattatttgattattaccACGTCAGTAGTTATGAAGATAAGATTTTACAGTACACGTTGatataaagatgagatttCGCTGTACACGTCAGTTATTTAGATAAAATTTCACAGTACACGTCAGTTATAAAGATAAGATTTCACAGTACACATCAGTTATAAAGATAAGATTTCACAGTACACGTCAGTTATAAAGATAAGATTTCATTGTACACGTTAGTTATAAAGATAAGATTTCACAATACACGTCAGCCCTAACACAAAACATACTAGGGTTTGATGTGTACCTATAAGTATAGAGGTTTAAAGCAGAatgagcaaaacaaaaaaatcttagagACTCACGCCGCTTGGAAGAATTCCAAACATTTCAAGAGATCTCTAAGATTTGGCAATCCAAACACcattaaaacctaaacaacacaaaatagttttttttaccaatCTGTAAAACTGTCTCGATCagaaacatttaaaatttactcAAACACCATCAAATCccaattattttctttcaacatCATAAACTGCGGTTCCAGACATATCCTCCGACTAAAATCTACCGATATAAATGTAAATCTagcataaaataaatttctctCTGTTAGttacttatttttatatcataattAACATTTCACCGGTTTTCAATGATATTCAATTAGTTCACCTTacaatttattcattttcattatatattttttagtcaGCAAACTGATTGAGCTTTTTCTCAACTCTTTAAGGTTTGAAAGGAAGTAAAGTTGAACTCTCGTGCTCAAAGATCTGCACAGGTAAAAGTTTCTCGACTTGAGCTAGTGAATCCGACcatttattcattttcattttttataagGAAATGAGTGAATTTTGTTTCCCTATAGACTAAAAATGCACTATccatattttattctttaataGGCCAAAGCATACAAACTATTTGGAGCGTTAAAACAACAATAGTAGCAAAAACAGGGGAGAGAAATGGGTGATTGGTCAAAGCTACCAGAGGAGCTTCTTGGTTTAATTGCTCTCAGACTTTACTCCGTCATCGAACTCATCCGTTTCCGGAGCATATGCAAGTCATGGCGCTCCTCTGCTTCCGGCGTCAACAAGAACCATTCCCTGAGCTCCCCTCTCATCTACTTCAAGCCGCTCCAAATCATTCTCGCTCGCGCACAAGCAAACGGACAAATTTTGAGCAAGTATCATGGCACGGTCCTCTCACGTGCCACATTCTTTCGCGTCACACTCGCCTCCTCTCCGGACCAAGGGTGGTTGATCAAATCAGACACCGATCTCAAATACCGGAATTTCCATCTCCTAAACTGCCTCTCTCGCAAAGCACTAGGACGTTCTCGCAAGCTCATTTCTCTGTCGGAGTTCATAGTCTCCGAGATTCAAGAATCTTATGCGGTTGTAGGCCGCCGCACAAGAGAAACAGCTAGCGAATTCAAAAGAGTGTTTCTTGTCAGAGTCCAAGGAGGAGATCATCGTGTTCTAGTGATCGGCATCGACGGGAAAATCAGGTTCTGGAAAGGAGGAATATGGAACGGAATCAAGAAACAAGTAGCTCAATTCTCTGACTTTGTACTTGACGAAGGTCTTACTTACGCTGTGGATACAAAAGGCATTATGTGGTGGATTAGTTCCGCTTACGACATCATCAGGTACGGAACTAAACTACATGAAAACATCACTAACGGTTCTTGCGGAGAAAAAAGGTTTGTAAGATGTCGTGGAGAACTTTACATTGTAGATCGTCTCATTGACGAGAATCTCCTAAAGAGAAAAGCTGATTCCTATGATGATAATGCCATTGTTCATTTCCGGAATGCTGATTATACCAATGCTGATCTCTGGGAAGATGGTAATGGCAATGATGATTTCTTCGCTGCTCAGGCTCATCGCTTTATCCATGTGCTACACGACAATCTTGGGAATGTAAGTTGTAAACCATTTGAACGTGACCCTCCCAAAACGATAGGTTTCAAGGTTTACAAGAATGATGAAGAACTGTTAAAATGGGTAGAAGTCAAGTCCTTGGGAGATAAGGCGATTGTGATAGCTACCGATGCCTGTTTCTCGGTTTCGGCTCATGAGTTCTACGGATGCCTGCCAAATTCTATTTACTTCACCgacaaaaaggaagaagaggtTAAGGTGTTCAAGCTAGATGATGGTAGTATCACAACAATGTCGGAATCTGAGCAGAGTTGTTTCCAAATGTTTGTCCCTAGCTTTCTCTAAATCTTGTTTTAGGTCAAAGctatattttatgtattaaGAGTATTAACCATCTGAATAAAAATCCTTCcctttcatcttcatttttgGTATAGACAAAGTGTTTATTCAAATATCTTCATTTTCGATGTCATCACGAAGCATTGACATGTTTCAGCACAGCTTCAGAAGAATGACGAGCAAAGTGCTTCTGCCTTAGCTTCACATAAGGATACCCGAGGAACGACAAGAAATGAGCAGGCTTTGAGAAAGACGTTATCTCATACCATACCTCACCATTTCCATCAAGCTCTATCGAAAACTTTTCTTCTCCAGCGAGTAAATGTCCCTGAAGAGTACCGCTTCCGTAACCGAAATGCGCAGGGCCTTTTCTTGATTTCCGGCTTTCGTCAACATAAACCACTTGTAGAGGAAGCATCACCCATGGAAGAACTTCTTTCACGCAAATGCAAAACTTCTTACCGGTTTCAACAGGTGTTGCAGGATCAACAAATGCCCAATCCATACCAAAATGCCTGCAATTAGAAATCAATGAGAACAGAACCGATTGATGTTCCATTGATTTGAGATgataaaaagcaaaacatacTTCCAATTCTGGAGAGCTTTTTTGCCCTTCTCATAACTCTCTCTACCAGAACCGACTAAAACACGAGCATGATTGATCAAGAATCCATCTTTATCAATCTCTGAATCTTCCTTAAGTTTAGCAATAGACCTAGACGAAACTCCTCTGTACTTGTTGTCATAATTGAAGGTTCCTGTTCTGGGATTATAAAAAGCACAAactcagagagagagagagagctttctAGTGCTCAAaaagatattgtttttttctttctaagtaACGATTATGCTGATTCTTACTTGTTGATGACTTGTTGCTGTTGCTCGGAAGATGGACGGCCCCAACTCAAGAACACCATCTCTTCCACTGCAATTGAAGCAGACCCAAAAACAGTCACCGGCTGATAAGTAAGTGAATCAGTTGTTTGTTATGAaggtaaattataaaaatcgGAACTTTGAGCTATTATTCGAATATGGGAGATGTTAAGAGGtgtagagagaagaagaacctgcAAATCTTAAATTCATTCGGTTAGTGGAGCTCCAGAGATTTATTATCCTAATCATGATGTCGTTTTTTTGCATAGCCAAACGGCACGGTGTCCgttattaattgttttaaacaCATAACCCGAAAGTGTTTTGgacactttcttttttcttcttcttttgagatGGAGAAAGATAGTAATTGTTGTGTCATTTTTGAGATGGAGAAACACAAATACACAACTAATTAAATGGTTCGTGCATAATCTAATGAATATGCAACTCTATTAAACTTCCTTTCTTATGAAggtaaaaaaaagaggaaaacgTAATAGAGCGTTTCTAATTTCTAAGTGGAAAGGAATCAAAGAGTAActaaaaggagaaaaacagTCTCTAAGGTCAAAAACTAGGTcaagcaaaaaagaaactgtACAAGGCAGGCCAGAAAATAATGCCTTGAATCGTGTAACTGTTGATGATCAGAAGAACTAGTAACGGGGCTTTCTGAAGGGAGTAAAGAAAGATATGCAGTGCTTGTCCTTGCTAGGGTCCTCATCTCCAACCTGCTTTGTTTTCACCACATCCTGCTCTGAGATTCTCGCCCTTGTAAGGTGTTTTTTTTACTCGGGAGATCACACTACGACGTTTACCTCTTTCATTATCTGTTGTAGCATTTCTATGATTTCCTCAAACAGTGGTCTCTGTTCTGGGTCTTGATGCCAGCATCTCTCTAGAAGCCCCTTCACTTTTGGGTGTGTTTTCTTTGGGATTTTGGGTCGAAGCCCCTGAAAAAAAGCAACTTCAATTTATTAGCCTCTGGATCTGAAGGAAGATAAAAACCTGAATGACTCAACATTCTTCTCTAAGAAGCAGCATACCTTTTGGACAACGCCAACAGCTGCTTGTAGTGGAGTCAAGAAAGCATATGGGAtctgttttcatttataaatgCATGATACGTCAGTATCTCTCTAACTAGCATGAAAGATTCAGACAGAGGATTTTAAGTAGATAGATCCCTTACGTCACCAGTCAGAAGTTCCCATAGCACTATCGCATAACTGAACACATCTGCCTTGTGATTGTAAGGTTTGTGCTCAATGACCTGGGTTTTCGCAAGTTTATTGTCAAAGTAAGAATGCCAGATCAAACTAAGAACTCCAGAAGCTTATTTTTCCACAAACACATAAGCCTGATCAAGATATTTGAGGTATGAAACTCATACATACCTCTGGAGCCATCCACCGGTATGTCCCAGTTTCAGCAGTCATGACCCCTGATTCAATCTGCACTCTGGCAACTCCGAAATCAGCAACCTTGACAAGCTGCTCAAAATTATCCAAGTTAGAATGTGGCGATTCTAGTAGAAATAAAAGAGGTTCATAGAGACAAAGGATAAAGAAACGCTTGCAGAATTTAAGTTCAATGGTTTAAAGACTACACTATGAGTCTATGAATAGCCAGAGAACAAGTCTTACTCCATGTTCATCCATAAGAAGATTCGCAGTCTTAAGGTCCCTGTGAATAATGTTGTTTTGATGCAAATAGCTCATTCCTTTTGCGACATCAAGTGCAACTTTGAGTAaagtttgaagtttgaaaGCGCATTTCTGTTTGtgaagaaaatcatatatgCTCCCTCGAGCCATAAACTCTGacacaaacataaaaccaGTAAACTCAAATGACATGTTTTTGTGATAACAACTTAAATTCACATCTACTAAGAACTTACCAGTCACTATACAGAGGGTTGGAGATCTTGTGCATGCACCCAAAAATTGAACGACGTTTTTGTGTCGAACTTTCCTACAGACAGTAAAAGCATCAGTAACAAATGACAATGAAGCAAGCATGTTGGTTACTTAATACATCAAAAGAGGTTTAATGTAGGACAAGGACTGACAAAACACAAGCCTACTCGTGAATATAAATGTCAGACAAAGGCATCGTTGATGCCAGTCAGGCATGTTTCTGTATATAAAACTATGAACTACTATGGGAATATTCACATGACGATGAGAATTAACTACACCGACCTCATTATAAAAACTTCTTGAGAAAATTCTCTCAGCATCTCATTGTTTACACGATCAGGCTTGAGAAATTTGATAGCTACTTCCTGACTGCAATAAGTGCCTCTATGCCTGTATAgtcatcaaaaacaaattactctTAACTTTTAAATAGAAACTTACAGTTTACAAAACGAGCTTATATAACGATAATACTCACAGATCCCCATATGAACCAGATGCcactttcttttcaattttgagCTGAGTCACGTCGATTTCCCACTCATCAGTTCCATCCGTGGGTATTTCAATGCAGGCGGGTATAAGCTCATTGCTTGATTTGTCATgctcaaagaaagaaatagatttCTGTTTTGAACCAGGTTGATCCTGT
It encodes the following:
- the SDC gene encoding ascorbic acid mannose pathway regulator, putative (DUF295) (SUPPRESSOR OF DRM1 DRM2 CMT3 (SDC); CONTAINS InterPro DOMAIN/s: F-box domain, Skp2-like (InterPro:IPR022364), Protein of unknown function DUF295 (InterPro:IPR005174); BEST Arabidopsis thaliana protein match is: Protein of unknown function (DUF295) (TAIR:AT1G65760.1); Has 234 Blast hits to 215 proteins in 11 species: Archae - 0; Bacteria - 0; Metazoa - 0; Fungi - 0; Plants - 234; Viruses - 0; Other Eukaryotes - 0 (source: NCBI BLink).): MGDWSKLPEELLGLIALRLYSVIELIRFRSICKSWRSSASGVNKNHSLSSPLIYFKPLQIILARAQANGQILSKYHGTVLSRATFFRVTLASSPDQGWLIKSDTDLKYRNFHLLNCLSRKALGRSRKLISLSEFIVSEIQESYAVVGRRTRETASEFKRVFLVRVQGGDHRVLVIGIDGKIRFWKGGIWNGIKKQVAQFSDFVLDEGLTYAVDTKGIMWWISSAYDIIRYGTKLHENITNGSCGEKRFVRCRGELYIVDRLIDENLLKRKADSYDDNAIVHFRNADYTNADLWEDGNGNDDFFAAQAHRFIHVLHDNLGNVSCKPFERDPPKTIGFKVYKNDEELLKWVEVKSLGDKAIVIATDACFSVSAHEFYGCLPNSIYFTDKKEEEVKVFKLDDGSITTMSESEQSCFQMFVPSFL
- a CDS encoding outer envelope protein (FUNCTIONS IN: molecular_function unknown; INVOLVED IN: biological_process unknown; LOCATED IN: chloroplast; CONTAINS InterPro DOMAIN/s: Domain of unknown function DUF1990 (InterPro:IPR018960); Has 259 Blast hits to 259 proteins in 120 species: Archae - 0; Bacteria - 197; Metazoa - 0; Fungi - 0; Plants - 57; Viruses - 0; Other Eukaryotes - 5 (source: NCBI BLink).), which codes for MVFLSWGRPSSEQQQQVINKTGTFNYDNKYRGVSSRSIAKLKEDSEIDKDGFLINHARVLVGSGRESYEKGKKALQNWKHFGMDWAFVDPATPVETGKKFCICVKEVLPWVMLPLQVVYVDESRKSRKGPAHFGYGSGTLQGHLLAGEEKFSIELDGNGEVWYEITSFSKPAHFLSFLGYPYVKLRQKHFARHSSEAVLKHVNAS
- a CDS encoding outer envelope protein (FUNCTIONS IN: molecular_function unknown; INVOLVED IN: biological_process unknown; CONTAINS InterPro DOMAIN/s: Domain of unknown function DUF1990 (InterPro:IPR018960).) → MNLRFAVEEMVFLSWGRPSSEQQQQVINKTGTFNYDNKYRGVSSRSIAKLKEDSEIDKDGFLINHARVLVGSGRESYEKGKKALQNWKHFGMDWAFVDPATPVETGKKFCICVKEVLPWVMLPLQVVYVDESRKSRKGPAHFGYGSGTLQGHLLAGEEKFSIELDGNGEVWYEITSFSKPAHFLSFLGYPYVKLRQKHFARHSSEAVLKHVNAS
- the STY8 gene encoding ACT-like protein tyrosine kinase family protein (ACT-like protein tyrosine kinase family protein; FUNCTIONS IN: protein serine/threonine/tyrosine kinase activity, protein kinase activity; INVOLVED IN: protein amino acid phosphorylation, metabolic process; LOCATED IN: cytosol; EXPRESSED IN: 23 plant structures; EXPRESSED DURING: 14 growth stages; CONTAINS InterPro DOMAIN/s: Protein kinase, catalytic domain (InterPro:IPR000719), Amino acid-binding ACT (InterPro:IPR002912), Serine-threonine/tyrosine-protein kinase (InterPro:IPR001245), Serine/threonine protein kinase-like, ATMRK (InterPro:IPR015783), Protein kinase-like domain (InterPro:IPR011009), Serine/threonine-protein kinase, active site (InterPro:IPR008271); BEST Arabidopsis thaliana protein match is: ACT-like protein tyrosine kinase family protein (TAIR:AT4G35780.1); Has 131925 Blast hits to 129768 proteins in 5057 species: Archae - 139; Bacteria - 14109; Metazoa - 50800; Fungi - 11992; Plants - 33819; Viruses - 503; Other Eukaryotes - 20563 (source: NCBI BLink).), which produces MTIKDESESCGSRAVVASPSQENPRHYRMKLDVYSEVLQRLQESNYEEATLPDFEDQLWLHFNRLPARYALDVKVERAEDVLTHQRLLKLAADPATRPVFEVRSVQVSPRISADSDPAVEEDAQSSHQPSGPGVLAPPTFGSSPNFEAITQGSKIVEDVDSVVNATLSTRPMHEITFSTIDKPKLLSQLTSLLGELGLNIQEAHAFSTVDGFSLDVFVVDGWSQEETDGLRDALSKEILKLKDQPGSKQKSISFFEHDKSSNELIPACIEIPTDGTDEWEIDVTQLKIEKKVASGSYGDLHRGTYCSQEVAIKFLKPDRVNNEMLREFSQEVFIMRKVRHKNVVQFLGACTRSPTLCIVTEFMARGSIYDFLHKQKCAFKLQTLLKVALDVAKGMSYLHQNNIIHRDLKTANLLMDEHGLVKVADFGVARVQIESGVMTAETGTYRWMAPEVIEHKPYNHKADVFSYAIVLWELLTGDIPYAFLTPLQAAVGVVQKGLRPKIPKKTHPKVKGLLERCWHQDPEQRPLFEEIIEMLQQIMKEVNVVV